The Mastacembelus armatus chromosome 9, fMasArm1.2, whole genome shotgun sequence genome contains a region encoding:
- the clip1a gene encoding CAP-Gly domain-containing linker protein 1 isoform X4, with protein MSTAKPTGIKAPSKIARPPATGAPKTNPSTGGAKVAVADKASASGGDAQNTEETFQIGERVWVNGNKPGYIQFLGETQFAPGQWAGIVLDEPIGKNDGSVAGVRYFQCEALRGIFTRPSKLSRTEGEANGTQTAPPSRAASPTPSVGNVASHTPATKSTLPSTTTAAKKASTTTPAAPAAPAAAPAAAPPAAPAAAPAAAPPAASAAPATPAAAPATPATSNLTRTNSESVSNLSESGSVKKGERELKMGDRVLVGGTKAGVVRFLGETDFAKGEWCGVELDEPLGKNDGAVAGTRYFQCQPKYGLFAPVHKVTRIGFPSTTPAKAKTTVRKVVATPSGLKRSPSASSISTMSSVASSVSAKPSRTGLLTETSSRYNRKISGTTALQEALKEKQQHIEQLMAERDMERAEVAKATSHAGEMEQELTLLRDDQEQMEAKMDQLRALVEAADKDKVDLLNQLEEERRKVEDLQFRVEEACITKGDLETQTRLEHAHIKELEQSLLFEKTKAEKLQRELEDTRVATVSERSRIMELERDLSLRTREVADLKLRLGAQQGSEDSNSTLSPLMEEINSLRDQLASQEAKQQEALAKYKEALETQEKTHSEAAAQLQATSVKLSSDKEQLQMRLSQAEKENAEIIELWRSKLESAIVCHQQAIEELKVSFSKGAGAQTEELVEAKSALEKLKLEHKLALEDAGAKHEAATTAWTQETRALKAQLLSLTEDKELLEESLRSSVEKAEEQHLVEMEDVLGKLHSAELKIKEHEEKETTLAQQAQEKDKETKEKISEIVALRNQVAQGTQESATLKSQLEKIQSQGSNQSAKVNDLNTQLEGQQQEVLTLQQRLTTVEQEKDTLEKELVGLKTKLAESTEEQSKSSKTMQETLEKLSKKEEQCASLTTESESLRSQLSGLERKLKAADEKLEQLSKDKSKLENDISDMMKASGDSSVQLTKMNEDLIHKERRLEELQSHLAEEKEKVAHLNEQLQQEQTRKEQELKETRDVHQSQISGLQETIATLEKTVKQGESLVKELNASQEKTLSQASELHVKELEVLQSQVEKLKQDLSSSNSQTEELEKLVSELKPYKEQAQCLSTELDSYKLDVENLSKKLEKQNLDLENICKENADVKAKKSRLEEQLSDVQTKLSALEISHQELSVQNEELLIARDKLSKHEEELLANSKQSDEEKISLNKELEKHKDLLQELQTEMNNLKHGQGEYQAQIEELQIQNAQKNDMLLKHQRDIQEIEAKKKHLLEDYESVCQQRNRLEEDLSETRLKLAHEKDDLILERDAARNAKKSLDTKNAELQARLKSLNLEKEDLTMKNTQLQALTETLTKEKVQMSSEISAAVMDKTSLETVKEELQNKLSVATKDLESSVRECEELKASKLSLAQMLEDFKTSSQVTDSERIHLLQEKEDLLAIQRKVCNDKEALLKEIEELKEKLKFSTEQLSQSNEKFKEALSSFQQEKEVLHLQNSETEMTLHAVRKEKMSLDSALEQQKMDYERLAGEKVELEEKHTKVTSEKNALSIERDKLAGDIRTTKDQLDSLSRASADLNQEKSNLTTMVEEAKLQIEKGEAEMSSLRREKADLQNQLQKQNSDIEILEKRKAELILENNTLKMDFEKANLELVQQLDNLTKDFERLQSLQTEADTKVQSLHKENQGLLQEIQELKSQTESVSEAKLLLETQLGAESTERSKATLEKESLSKQIEELQITLSKVTQENKEISSKFKNANEQNKSFMVDLEALNLQLKQQKQETSQLTDDKEQMLAKLEEMNKQITLLTTEKEDLLAGKCKLEQDISSLHKSQENWLTERSALFEELKKLQDIQKQLEVDVKTLHTDKELLEKQYTSAVAEVSASAHVKEEISSSISNLTALKDALQVERDEATQQVRQLESQLKNAISKQLEATEASGKTAKGLEQLRKENSSLIQEKNETQSVVNKLQSSKKELETQLDTLKKENCKYQEDLNVSKEQLCTENQRTKSLCQEIDELKEAISMKSQSLQMLQDENKKLLQELDNNHKEQGDLMKLKDDHSKLKKQLEELKQR; from the exons ATGAGCACAGCCAAGCCCACTGGGATCAAAGCTCCCAGCAAGATAGCAAGGCCACCTGCGACAGGAGCCCCCAAGACTAACCCCAGCACAG GGGGAGCTAAAGTTGCTGTGGCTGACAAGGCAAGTGCCAGCGGAGGAGATGCTCAAAATACTGAGGAAACCTTCCAGATTGGAGAACGAGTGTGGGTCAATGGGAATAAGCCAGGCTACATACAGTTTTTGGGAGAGACACAGTTTGCACCTGGACAGTGGGCAGGGATTGTTCTAGATGAACCAATTGGGAAAAATGACGGGTCGGTGGCAGGGGTGCGCTACTTCCAGTGTGAAGCCCTTCGAGGCATATTTACACGCCCATCCAAGTTGTCTCGCACAGAGGGGGAGGCTAATGGAACTCAAACAGCACCGCCCTCTCGTGCTGCGTCCCCCACTCCTTCAGTTGGTAATGTAGCCTCGCACACACCTGCCACAAAATCAACTTTACCCTCAACTACTACAGCAGCCAAGAAGGCCTCTACTACTACTCCAGCTGCGCCAGCTGCACCAGCAGCTGCACCAGCAGCTGCACCACCAGCTGCACCAGCAGCTGCACCAGCAGCTGCACCACCAGCTGCATCAGCTGCACCAGCTACACCAGCTGCTGCACCAGCTACACCGGCTACTTCCAACCTCACACGCACAAACAGTGAATCTGTCTCCAATCTCTCAGAATCTGGATCAGTCAAGAAAGGGGAAAGAGAACTCAAGATGGGTGACCGTGTATTG GTTGGGGGTACAAAAGCAGGAGTGGTGCGTTTCCTTGGAGAAACAGATTTTGCCAAAGGCGAGTGGTGTGGTGTGGAATTAGATGAGCCCTTAGGAAAGAATGATGGGGCAGTGGCAGGCACAAG ATATTTTCAGTGCCAACCCAAATATGGCTTATTTGCACCAGTGCACAAAGTCACACGCATTGGCTTCCCATCCACCACACCAGCCAAAGCTAAAACAACAGTTCGGAAAGTAGTGGCCACACCATCAGGGCTGAAAAGAAGTCCTAGTGCCTCGTCCATCAGTACCATGAGTTCTGTGGCATCCTCTGTCAGTGCCAAGCCTAGCCGCACAGGCCTG CTAACAGAGACATCATCACGGTATAATAGAAAGATTTCAGGCACCACAGCCCTTCAGGAGGCGCTGAAGGAGAAGCAACAGCATATTGAGCAGCTGATGGCTGAGAGGGACATGGAGAGAGCTGAGGTTGCCAAAGCCACTAGCCATGCTGGAGAGATGGAACAAGAACTTACCCTGCTCAGGGATGATCAGGAGCAG ATGGAGGCAAAGATGGATCAGTTACGTGCCTTGGTAGAAGCTGCGGACAAAGACAAAGTTGACCTGCTGAATCAGTTGGAGGAGGAGCGTAG gAAGGTAGAGGACCTTCAGTTTCGTGTGGAGGAAGCTTGCATTACCAAAGGAGACCTTGAG ACGCAGACCAGACTGGAGCATGCCCACATTAAGGAGCTTGAACAGAGCCTGCTCTTTGAAAAGACCAAAGCTGAGAAACTCCAAAGAGAGTTAGAAGACACTAGG GTTGCTACAGTGTCAGAAAGATCCCGTATTATGGAGCTTGAGAGGGACCTTTCACTGCGAACAAGAGAGGTAGCTGACCTGAAGCTGCGTCTTGGGGCCCAGCAGGGGTCCGAGGACTCAAACTCTACTCTTTCACCTCTAATGGAAGAAATAAACTCTCTTAGGGATCAGTTGGCTTCCCAAGAGGCAAAGCAACAAGAAGCGTTGGCAAAATACAAGGAGGCATTGGAAACTCAAGAAAAAACCCACAGTGAGGCAGCTGCCCAGCTCCAGGCAACATCTGTAAAGCTCTCTAGTGACAAGGAGCAGTTGCAGATGCGTTTAAGTCAGGCTGAGAAGGAGAATGCTGAGATTATTGAACTGTGGCGTTCCAAGTTGGAGTCTGCCATTGTCTGTCACCAACAAGCCATTGAAGAGCTAAAGGTGTCTTTCAGCAAAGGTGCAGGTGCCCAGACAGAAGAACTTGTAGAAGCCAAAAGTGCACTAGAGAAGTTGAAGTTAGAGCACAAGTTGGCTCTAGAAGATGCTGGAGCCAAACACGAGGCTGCTACCACAGCTTGGACTCAGGAGACTCGAGCACTAAAGGCACAGCTCTTGTCTTTGACTGAGGACAAGGAGCTCCTGGAGGAGTCTCTACGGTCCAGTGTTGAAAAAGCAGAGGAGCAGCACCTTGTGGAGATGGAGGATGTTCTTGGAAAGCTTCATTCTGCTGAACTTAAAATAAAGGAGCATGAGGAGAAGGAAACAACATTGGCACAACAGGCCCAAGAGAAGGACaaagaaaccaaagagaaaatatctgaaattGTGGCTCTGCGCAACCAGGTAGCGCAGGGTACCCAGGAGTCTGCCACCCTGAAGAGCCAGTTAGAGAAGATTCAGAGCCAGGGAAGCAACCAGAGTGCCAAG GTAAATGACTTGAACACTCAGTTGGAAGGCCAACAGCAGGAAGTCCTCACTTTACAGCAGAGACTGACCACTGTAGAGCAGGAGAAGGACACCCTGGAAAAGGAGCTTGTAGGCTTG AAAACAAAGTTGGCTGAAAGCACAGAGGAGCAGTCTAAATCATCAAAAACTATGCAAG AAACACTGGAGAAGCTCAGTAAGAAAGAAGAGCAGTGTGCATCCCTGACCACAGAATCAGAGTCTCTAAGAAGTCAACTTAGTG GGCTAGAGAGGAAGCTGAAGGCTGCAGATGAAAAACTTGAGCAGCTTTCAAAGGACAAAAGCAAGTTGGAAAATGATATTTCCGACATGATGAAGGCATCTGGTGATAGTTCTGTACAGTTGACCAAAATGAATGAAGATCTCATACACAAAGAAAG GAGACTTGAGGAGTTACAGAGTCACCtggcagaggagaaagaaaaggtggCACACTTGAATGAACAACTCCAGCAGGAGCAGACACGCAAAGAGCAGGAGCTGAAAGAGACCAGAGATGTACATCAGTCTCAAATAAGTGGCCTTCAGGAAACAATTGCTACCTTG GAGAAGACTGTTAAACAGGGCGAGTCCCTGGTTAAGGAGCTAAATGCCTCTCAAGAGAAAACCCTCTCTCAGGCCTCAGAGCTCCATGTGAAGGAACTAGAAGTGCTGCAAAGTCAGGTTGAGAAGTTGAAGCAGGATCTTTCCTCATCCAACAGCCAAACTGAAGAGCTGGAGAAGCTGGTTTCTGAGTTAAAGCCATACAAGGAACAGGCTCAG TGTCTTTCCACTGAGCTTGACTCCTACAAGCTTGATGTCGAAAACTTGTCCAAAAAACTGGAAAAGCAGAATCTAGATCTGGAAAATATATGTAAAGAAAATGCGGATGTTAAGGCTAAGAAAAGCAGACTGGAGGAACAGCTTTCAGATGTGCAGACTAAGCTCTCTGCCCTTGAGATTAGTCACCAGGAGCTTTCAGTCCAGAATGAAGAACTGCTAATAGCCAGAGATAAACTTTCTAAACATGAAGAAGAACTACTTGCTAACAGCAAGCAATCAGATGAAGAGAAGATTTCATTGAACAAGGAGCTAGAGAAGCACAAAGATCTTCTTCAGGAGCTACAGACTGAAATGAATAACCTGAAGCATGGTCAAGGTGAATATCAGGCCCAAATTGAGGAACTTCAAATTCAAAATGCACAGAAGAATGATATGCTCCTAAAACATCAGCGGGATATCCAGGAAATTGAGGCTAAGAAGAAGCATCTGCTTGAGGATTATGAAAGTGTCTGCCAGCAGAGGAACCGACTTGAGGAGGACCTCAGCGAAACACGGTTGAAGCTTGCACATGAGAAAGATGACCTGATTTTAGAGAGAGATGCTGCTAGAAATGCCAAAAAATCTCTTGATACTAAGAATGCTGAGTTGCAGGCGAGGCTTAAATCTTTAAACTTAGAAAAAGAAGATCTTACAATGAAGAATACGCAGCTGCAAGCCCTCACAGAAACATTGACAAAAGAGAAAGTGCAGATGTCCTCTGAAATCAGTGCGGCTGTAATGGATAAAACAAGCCTTGAGACAGTGAAGGAGGAGCTTCAGAATAAGCTCAGTGTTGCCACTAAAGACTTGGAGAGCTCGGTTCGTGAATGTGAAGAACTTAAAGCCTCAAAACTCAGCCTGGCCCAGATGTTAGAAGACTTCAAGACAAGCAGTCAGGTGACTGACTCTGAGAGGATTCACCTTCTGCAGGAGAAAGAAGACTTACTTGCAATCCAAAGAAAAGTCTGTAATGATAAGGAAGCGCTCCTCAAAGAGATAGAAGAGTTAAAGGAGAAGCTTAAATTCTCTACAGAACAACTGTCACAGTCCAATGAGAAATTTAAAGAAGCATTGTCGTCTTTTCAGCAAGAGAAGGAAGTGCTTCACCTTCAGAATTCTGAAACTGAGATGACTCTACATGCTGTTCGTAAAGAAAAAATGAGCCTGGATTCAGCACtagagcagcagaaaatggattaTGAGCGTTTGGCAGGGGAGAAAGTAGAGTTAGAAGAAAAGCACACGAAAGTCACATCTGAGAAAAATGCTCTTTCTATTGAACGCGATAAGCTAGCTGGTGATATCCGAACCACGAAGGACCAGTTGGACAGTCTATCCAGAGCTAGTGCTGACCTTAATCAGGAGAAGTCTAATTTAACAACAATGGTAGAAGAAGCCAAACTCCAAATAGAGAAGGGTGAAGCAGAAATGAGCTCCTTGAGACGAGAAAAGGCTGACCTGCAAAATcaactgcagaaacaaaactcTGATATTGAAATTcttgaaaagagaaaagctgaacTTATTCTAGAgaataatacattaaaaatggaTTTTGAGAAGGCTAATTTAGAACTTGTTCAGCAATTGGATAACCTTACAAAGGACTTTGAGCGCCTGCAGTCACTGCAGACTGAGGCTGACACAAAAGTGCAGTCCTTGCATAAAGAAAACCAGGGGCTGCTTCAGGAAATCCAGGAGTTAAAAAGTCAGACTGAATCAGTGTCAGAGGCCAAGCTCCTGCTTGAGACCCAGCTAGGGGCTGAATCCACTGAACGGAGTAAAGCAACATTAGAGAAGGAAAGTCTTTCTAAACAGATTGAGGAGCTGCAGATAACACTGTCTAAGGTtacacaagaaaataaagagatttCTTCTAAATTTAAGAATGCAAATGAGCAAAACAAGTCTTTTATGGTAGATTTGGAGGCTTTAAATTTACAATTAAAGCAGCAAAAGCAAGAGACCAGTCAGTTAACAGATGATAAAGAACAAATGTTAGCTAAGCTTGAGGAGATGAATAAACAGATTACTCTCCTGACCACAGAGAAAGAGGACCTTTTAGCTGGAAAGTGTAAATTGGAGCAGGACATTTCTTCTCTCCACAAAAGCCAAGAAAACTGGCTCACAGAACGGTCAGCGCTCTTTGAAGAGCTGAAGAAGTTGCAGGATATCCAGAAACAACTAGAGGTTGATGTCAAAACTCTACATACTGACAAAGAACTTTTGGAAAAGCAATACACAAGTGCTGTTGCAGAGGTATCGGCTTCTGCCCATGTGAAGGAAGAAATATCCTCCAGCATCTCCAATCTAACAGCTCTGAAGGATGCCCTGCAGGTGGAGAGAGATGAAGCCACGCAGCAAGTCAGGCAACTTGAGTCCCAACTAAAAAATGCCATTTCTAAGCAGCTTGAG GCTACAGAGGCCTCTGGCAAGACTGCCAAGGGTCTCGAACAGCTGAGAAAAGAAAACTCCAGTTTGATCCAGGAAAAGAATGAAACTCAAAGTGTGGTGAACAAACTCCAGAGTTCCAAGAAGGAGCTAGAGACCCAG TTGGACACATTGAAGAAAGAGAATTGTAAATACCAGGAAGATCTGAATGTATCCAAAGAGCAGCTTTGCACAGAAAATCAGAGGACCAAGAGTCTGTGCCAGGAAAT tGATGAACTTAAAGAAGCCATTTCCATGAAGTCGCAGTCCCTGCAAATGCTGCAAGATGAGAACAAGAAGCTGCTTCAGGAGTTGGACAATAATCACAAAGAACAGGGTGATCTTATGAAG CTCAAGGATGATCACTCAAAACTCAAAAAACAGTTGGAGGAGTTAAAGCAAAGGTAA